The genomic window CTTGTTCAAATGCAAGAATCAATTTCGTTAAGAAGACCTATCTGTAAGATGGGGAAAAAGTCTCGTGGTCACGGTGATTACACGGCACTTTGGGAATCATTAAATCTATAATCTATAATTTTTGAGACACACGGATGTGTTTCGCTTTTAAAGGGGCCATGTGTGTGTGACTGGCCCTCTTTAAAGGAAAACAGTCTCAACATAGGGAAGAGGAATTTATGGCAAAAGACTTTGCTCCAAGAGTTTCTAAAAGACAAAGAAAGACAATCGATCTAACTGAAGGTCTAGATAGTAAAGTAGTTGAAAGACTATCGGGTGATCGCCTTCTTCAAGGTGCTAAGCTTGATGAAGTTTATTTAAAAGAAATCGTAGTTAAAGAACAGGTTAGAACGAAGTTTAATGATAGCTCTCTTAAAGAGCTTTCTGAAAACATTAAGCAAAACGGTCTAATTCAACCACTTGTTCTTCATAAAGATAAATTAGGCAGACTAGTTCTAATTTGTGGTGAAAGACGCTACCGTGCCATGACACTTATTAAGAAAGAAAAGTGTCCTTGTTTTATTCTTGATAAGAAGACAGAACAAGAGCTTATGGCAATTCAGTTCTCTGAAAACTCTTCAAGAGAAGCGCTTCACTATATTGATAAAGCAGATGGTATTCTTAATTACCAAAAAGCGACAAAAGCTAGTGAAAGAAAGATCCAAGCTGCACTTGGTATCTCAAAGTCTGAAGTTCACCGCTCACTAATGATTGCTAAAATGGGCAAGAAAATTAAGGAAGCAGCAAAAGCATTTAATATTGAGAAGTATGTTCTTCTTGAACTTGATGCTCTTGAAAAAGGTGTTCTTAAAACTAAACTTACAAAGATGCTTTATAAAGGTGAGTTGACTAAAAGAGCTGAGCTTAAGAAGGCCATTAAAGATGGTGGTGTTCTAAAAGCTGGTAAAGTTAAGAAAACTCCAACAGTTCCAAAGGGACTTACTGCTAACGCATTCATCAAGACGCTTAAATCTCAAGCTAAATCAAAGAAGCTTGATAAAGACACGCAAGCGCTTCTAAATCAACTTCTTAAAGAAACACAAAATATCGTAGATATGTAATCGCTGCTTTTAGGTGAGCTAGTTTAACTAGTTCACCTTTGGCATCGTCCTTGCAAATTATATTAGTAATTAAACAT from Halobacteriovorax sp. DA5 includes these protein-coding regions:
- a CDS encoding ParB/RepB/Spo0J family partition protein — its product is MAKDFAPRVSKRQRKTIDLTEGLDSKVVERLSGDRLLQGAKLDEVYLKEIVVKEQVRTKFNDSSLKELSENIKQNGLIQPLVLHKDKLGRLVLICGERRYRAMTLIKKEKCPCFILDKKTEQELMAIQFSENSSREALHYIDKADGILNYQKATKASERKIQAALGISKSEVHRSLMIAKMGKKIKEAAKAFNIEKYVLLELDALEKGVLKTKLTKMLYKGELTKRAELKKAIKDGGVLKAGKVKKTPTVPKGLTANAFIKTLKSQAKSKKLDKDTQALLNQLLKETQNIVDM